The Humulus lupulus chromosome 4, drHumLupu1.1, whole genome shotgun sequence genome has a window encoding:
- the LOC133829064 gene encoding uncharacterized protein LOC133829064, producing the protein MPPPPPRPPVPAQGQEAPTGTPPAPTPTVRIPVNTQALEKLPEAFRGTVYETASCTVEHYYNATPRDLREIETRSPENVMESSLGMNITATLALHRSIAQSRARFDEIKGEFQTAQAALTSALQQERDAKAALTTVKESEKVAQVALAAAKADLEAA; encoded by the exons atgcctccacctcctccgcgaCCTCCTGTCCCTGCTCAGGGTCAGGAGGCACCAACTGGAACCCCGCCAGCTCCCACTCCCACCGTGCGTATACCGGTTAACACTCAGGCTCTGGAGAAactccccgaggccttccgaggAACGGTCTACGAGACCGCGAGCTGTACGGTGGAGCATTACTAcaacgccaccccgagggacttgcgggagatcgagacgaggagccccgagaatgtcatggagtcttcgctggggatgaacATCACG GCgactttggctctacaccgcagcatagctcaGTCCAGGGCTAGGTTTGACGAGATCAAgggcgagttccagactgctcaggccgctctCACGTCTGCACTACAGCAAGAgcgagatgccaaggctgccctgacgaCTGTCAAGGAAAGCGAAAAGGTCGCACAGGTCGCACTGGCCGCTGCAAAGGCCGATCTGGAAGCCGCATAG
- the LOC133830604 gene encoding uncharacterized protein LOC133830604, whose amino-acid sequence MVQKRPYDEEEIFKVSFKHPRQVEDSKQLFSFSESVFSESASEMPKTLEDGFTNADSKGDGKFSGDIVTDLPKDYEDIETSAPVSISSSWPSSSTSEEDSIPEAYFHMSFFPQYFIPERPIRTLAHCEDIYSLLFNHPSRKSVPIGSDHQAEVPPWGQQGTCKISCCSYLSEGVLKPEFEDEQRIIGKCVIPMPDFASPVYTDPKIGSGRTDCNCEDEGSLSCARKHIMEAREELVKSLGLEMLMELGFCDMGEQVAQTWSEEDEHAFDQVVSSNQASMGKSFWDKLSFVFPSRTKKEIVSYYFNVFMLRKRAEQNRYDPKNIDSDNDEWQGSDDFGDNENEMTEDDDDSVVESPVYGDGIWNREDNLQCNEHIADDTFDDNINSDSNNGGVDQSSEETFPEKLNRSSPVVQLENKIASDEKQDRECQDDSCTSSDAGGPSLRNHMHCENGNCGFRSFSSNGYVLEPCDSKDWELGYMTCSRNKVDFLPTCNMIEEVFGEETLNRKVRDGKNLTF is encoded by the exons ATGGTACAGAAGCGACCATATGATGAGGAAGAAATTTTCAAGGTTTCTTTCAAGCACCCAAGACAGGTTGAAGACAGCAAACAACTTTTCTCATTCTCAGAATCTGTTTTTTCTGAGAGCGCATCAGAGATGCCAAAAACTTTAG AGGATGGATTCACAAATGCTGATAGCAAAGGTGATGGAAAGTTTTCCGGTGACATTGTTACTGATCTTCCAAAAGATTATGAGGACATTGAAACAAGTGCACCTGTTTCCATCTCATCATCATGGCCCTCCAGTAGTACCAGTGAAGAAGATTCTATCCCAGAAGCATACTTTCACATGTCTTTTTTCCCACAATATTTTATTCCCGAACGTCCGATTAGGACATTAGCTCACTGTGAGgacatttattctttacttttTAATCACCCTTCTCGGAAGTCAGTACCAATTGGATCAGATCATCAAGCTGAAGTTCCACCTTGGGGTCAACAGGGCACCTGTAAGATCTCATGTTGTTCCTATCTTTCAGAGGGAGTTTTAAAACCTGAATTTGAGGATGAACAGAGAATTATTGGTAAGTGCGTCATTCCAATGCCTGATTTTGCTTCACCTGTATATACTGATCCGAAAATTGGGAGTGGGAGAACTGATTGCAATTGTGAAGATGAGGGTTCTCTCAGTTGTGCTAGAAAACACATTATGGAAGCTAGAGAAGAACTTGTAAAATCTCTTGGGCTGGAGATGTTAATGGAGCTAGGTTTTTGTGACATGGGAGAACAAGTAGCCCAAACTTGGAGTGAAGAAGATGAACATGCATTCGATCAAGTTGTCTCCTCCAACCAAGCTTCCATGGGCAAAAGTTTCTGGGACAAGCTGTCCTTTGTCTTTCCCTCCCGGACTAAGAAGGAGATTGTCAGTTACTATTTCAATGTCTTTATGCTTCGTAAGCGAGCTGAGCAGAATAGATATGATCCAAAAAATATTGACAGTGATAATGACGAGTGGCAGGGAAGTGATGATTTTGGTGACAATGAAAATGAAATGACCGAGGACGATGATGATTCAGTTGTTGAGTCTCCAGTATATGGAGATGGCATTTGGAACCGGGAAGATAATTTGCAGTGCAATGAGCATATTGCTGATGATACTTTTGATGATAATATTAATTCTGATTCTAATAATGGGGGTGTTGACCAAAGTTCAGAAGAAACATTCCCTGAGAAGCTCAATCGTTCCAGTCCTGTAGTTCAACTTGAGAATAAAATTGCTTCAGATGAGAAACAAGATAGAGAGTGTCAAGACGATTCATGTACATCCTCTGATGCAGGAGGGCCATCACTAAGGAACCACATGCATTGTGAAAATGGCAATTGTGGCTTTAGGAGCTTTAGTAGCAATGGATATGTTTTGGAGCCTTGTGATTCTAAAGATTGGGAATTGGGATATATGACATGCTCTAGAAATAAGGTTGACTTCTTGCCAACTTGCAATATGATTGAAGAGGTTTTCGGAGAAGAGACCTTGAATCGCAAGGTTAGAGATGGAAAAAACTTAACTTTTTGA